The proteins below come from a single Mycolicibacterium sp. TY81 genomic window:
- a CDS encoding ABC transporter permease has protein sequence MTTREAPVAGAAPGTEPAAVQAVSWRSRVHARRWEIIRWLSPLAVLILWQAGSAWGLIDPAVLPAPQTIAEAGIELIGNGQLAEALRISGIRAAEGLLLGGVIGAALGALVGFSRWADATVDPTMQMIRALPHLGLIPLFIVWFGIGELPKVLMVALGAAFPLYLNTSSAICQVDPKLFETAAVLGFSPLQRLRTVVIPSAAPQVLVGLRQSLAISWLTLIVAEQINADSGVGYLINNARDFLRIDVIIFGLVVYALLGIITDALVRILERRALRYRV, from the coding sequence ATGACCACCCGCGAGGCCCCGGTGGCCGGCGCGGCCCCCGGAACCGAACCTGCAGCGGTGCAGGCGGTTTCCTGGCGCAGCCGCGTCCATGCCCGGCGCTGGGAAATCATCCGCTGGCTGTCACCGCTGGCGGTACTCATCCTGTGGCAGGCCGGCAGCGCGTGGGGCCTCATCGATCCCGCGGTCCTGCCGGCACCCCAGACCATCGCAGAGGCAGGCATCGAGCTGATCGGCAACGGTCAACTCGCCGAAGCGCTGCGCATCTCCGGCATCCGCGCCGCCGAGGGCCTGCTCCTCGGCGGCGTCATCGGCGCCGCTCTCGGCGCCCTCGTGGGGTTCTCGAGGTGGGCCGACGCCACGGTCGATCCGACGATGCAGATGATCCGGGCGCTCCCGCACCTCGGCCTGATCCCGCTGTTCATCGTCTGGTTCGGCATCGGCGAGCTGCCCAAGGTGCTCATGGTCGCGTTGGGTGCGGCGTTCCCGCTCTACCTCAATACCTCGTCGGCCATCTGCCAGGTCGACCCCAAGCTCTTCGAAACGGCTGCCGTACTCGGCTTTTCGCCCCTGCAACGGCTGCGGACCGTCGTCATCCCCAGCGCCGCACCCCAGGTACTGGTGGGCCTGCGGCAATCGCTTGCCATCTCGTGGCTCACGCTCATCGTCGCCGAGCAGATCAACGCCGACTCAGGTGTCGGCTACCTCATCAACAACGCGCGCGACTTCCTCCGCATCGACGTGATCATCTTCGGCCTCGTCGTCTACGCGCTGCTCGGCATCATCACCGACGCACTGGTGCGGATTCTGGAGCGCCGTGCTTTGCGCTACCGCGTCTGA
- a CDS encoding TetR/AcrR family transcriptional regulator, which produces MDTPSSRVAGRLAGARGQKFAARRQELATQATSGLAELGFARASMRELAQHCEISLGVLHYYFDDKDDLVMCCVRQYKNHFIDRYNSIVIDGSSGPELKTRISSALSNSLRESAAMHRLWYDLRTQALFDDRFAASINEIDDSLAALTWKAVIAYAELCESVVIITPAIVYATADGLFHRALRDLITGDAEAPQRLAHEIDSALDDFVGAPA; this is translated from the coding sequence GTGGATACCCCTTCGAGCCGCGTTGCAGGCCGACTGGCGGGCGCGCGTGGGCAAAAGTTCGCTGCGCGCCGTCAGGAGCTGGCCACCCAAGCCACCAGCGGACTTGCTGAACTGGGCTTCGCGCGCGCCAGCATGCGGGAGCTCGCCCAGCATTGCGAGATATCGCTCGGCGTTCTGCACTACTACTTCGACGACAAAGACGACCTCGTCATGTGCTGCGTGCGGCAGTACAAGAACCACTTCATCGACCGCTACAACTCCATCGTCATCGACGGCAGTTCCGGGCCGGAACTCAAGACCCGCATCAGCAGCGCCCTCAGCAACTCACTGCGCGAGTCGGCCGCCATGCACCGGCTCTGGTACGACCTGCGCACGCAAGCGCTCTTCGACGACCGCTTCGCCGCAAGCATCAACGAGATCGACGACAGCCTTGCCGCGCTCACCTGGAAGGCCGTGATCGCCTACGCCGAACTCTGCGAGTCCGTCGTCATCATCACGCCCGCCATCGTGTACGCGACGGCCGACGGCCTCTTCCACCGTGCACTACGTGACCTGATCACCGGCGACGCCGAGGCGCCACAGCGACTGGCACACGAAATCGATTCGGCGCTGGACGATTTCGTCGGAGCGCCGGCCTAG
- a CDS encoding FAD-dependent oxidoreductase, with amino-acid sequence MNTETQQTAVAIVGAGVSGLIAARDLQRQGIEVLVLEAADRVGGRTLAETSALGSRLDLGGQWIGQGHHRFEQLVDQLGATRFQMHTPKAPAIFDGPQTVSPNSLPLLTATGALAAAELLSRLPVRGRWNTATVQSWLRRVPSDRARRLLGALVETTSCAGPEQLSVQAFLELVRYQGGLQTMMKTSGGAQDSLVLEGAGTLAERLAAGLGTRVRTSCRVTAIRQTADGVVLDTSAAAVAAQRAIVSVPPPMTTSITFEPPLPPERITLQRNMFMGTVYKAVAVYETPFWRARGDAECMLLGEPNVAVFDTSPPAGPGHLCMLVGGPQARALDDLDTDGRRAVLLRQLAQHLGHAVEQPASWHEKAWHQDTFAGGGYSALPVQGTSEGFYPVASAPTGRIHWAGTETAAEHAGYIEGAIEAGIRAAREVAKTIAHESQTKAH; translated from the coding sequence ATGAACACCGAAACACAGCAGACCGCCGTGGCGATCGTCGGCGCCGGCGTATCCGGTCTGATCGCCGCGCGCGACCTCCAGCGGCAGGGTATCGAGGTGCTGGTGCTAGAGGCCGCGGACCGGGTCGGCGGGCGAACGCTGGCCGAAACGTCCGCGCTCGGCTCGCGACTCGATCTCGGTGGTCAATGGATCGGCCAGGGACACCACAGATTTGAGCAATTGGTCGACCAACTCGGCGCGACCCGATTTCAGATGCACACGCCGAAGGCGCCCGCGATATTCGACGGCCCGCAGACCGTCTCGCCCAACTCGCTGCCATTACTCACCGCCACGGGGGCGCTGGCGGCCGCCGAGCTGCTCAGCAGACTTCCCGTGAGGGGCCGATGGAATACCGCGACGGTGCAGTCGTGGCTACGCAGAGTTCCGTCCGACCGCGCGCGCCGACTGCTCGGTGCGCTGGTCGAGACGACGTCGTGCGCAGGACCCGAACAACTTTCGGTGCAGGCCTTTCTCGAGTTGGTCCGCTATCAGGGTGGCTTGCAGACCATGATGAAAACCAGCGGTGGCGCGCAGGATTCACTCGTACTGGAGGGCGCGGGCACCCTTGCCGAGCGGCTTGCGGCCGGGCTCGGCACGCGCGTCCGGACGAGTTGCCGCGTCACCGCCATCCGTCAGACTGCCGATGGGGTGGTCCTCGACACCAGCGCTGCCGCGGTGGCTGCCCAGCGTGCCATTGTCTCGGTGCCACCGCCGATGACGACGAGCATCACCTTCGAACCGCCCTTGCCGCCGGAACGAATCACTCTGCAGCGCAACATGTTCATGGGGACGGTGTACAAGGCCGTCGCGGTCTATGAGACGCCGTTTTGGCGGGCCCGTGGCGATGCGGAGTGCATGCTGCTCGGGGAACCCAACGTTGCAGTCTTCGATACCTCGCCGCCGGCCGGCCCCGGACATCTGTGCATGCTGGTCGGTGGTCCCCAGGCCCGCGCCCTCGACGATCTGGACACCGACGGCCGGCGCGCCGTGCTGCTGCGTCAGCTGGCGCAGCACCTCGGGCACGCCGTCGAGCAGCCGGCGAGTTGGCACGAAAAAGCCTGGCACCAAGACACATTCGCGGGCGGTGGTTATTCCGCGTTGCCGGTGCAGGGCACCAGCGAGGGCTTCTATCCCGTGGCGTCGGCGCCCACCGGCCGGATTCACTGGGCCGGAACGGAGACGGCCGCCGAACACGCCGGCTACATCGAAGGGGCCATCGAGGCCGGCATTCGCGCAGCGCGGGAGGTTGCCAAGACGATCGCGCATGAATCCCAGACGAAAGCGCATTGA
- a CDS encoding peroxidase family protein, whose translation MTEWHEYPSLLLQLNALTKARDDLRAHNLYESYGMRPADDLGQPTEEVRRARQPDGTWNDLADPHMGAKGTGFGRNVPLSMTVTDVKRLLKPDPRVISRKLMARDDFKPAGIINALAAAWLQFENHNWFFHGDGVPDKTIDIPLSADDQFPENPMKIRCTIPLRGEIADGCPAPVFANAETHWWDGSQVYGSGKERQSQVRTFVDGKVKVDPNGRLPESDIKGIDLTGMQENYWVGTGLLHTMFAREHNAVCDALKKAYPSFDDQRLFEIAVLVVSALIAKIHTVEWTPCVLRHPALQIGMNANWYGALGETFQEKFGRISDNEAISGIIGSATDHHTAPFSLTEEFVSVYRMHPLIPDDWNFFSLESGEHLVKADFTDLQGVHTRGFMDKIQMGDMWYSFGLASAGAVCLHNYPNALRNLTRVDGQVTDLATLDIVRDRERGVPRYNDFREALRMPRRKTIDDITPNKQWAREINEVYNGDVDAVDLQIGMQAEQPPKGFGFSDTAFRIFILMASRRLKSDRFFTNDYKPEVYTQVGFDWVNNNTMKDVMLRHYPELEPVIGDVERVFAPWPKLGAPVPGKKNPVVQLADSVRAYLPWG comes from the coding sequence ATGACTGAGTGGCACGAATACCCGTCTCTGCTCCTGCAGCTGAACGCTCTCACCAAGGCTCGCGATGACCTTCGCGCGCACAATCTGTACGAGAGCTACGGGATGCGTCCTGCCGATGACCTCGGCCAGCCCACCGAAGAAGTGCGTCGGGCCCGTCAGCCTGACGGCACCTGGAACGACCTCGCGGATCCGCACATGGGTGCCAAGGGCACCGGCTTCGGACGCAACGTGCCGCTGTCGATGACCGTCACCGACGTCAAGCGTCTGCTCAAGCCGGACCCGCGCGTCATCAGCCGCAAGCTGATGGCCCGCGACGACTTCAAGCCCGCCGGCATCATCAACGCGCTGGCCGCTGCATGGCTGCAGTTCGAGAACCACAACTGGTTCTTCCATGGCGACGGTGTGCCCGACAAGACCATCGACATCCCGCTGAGCGCCGACGACCAGTTCCCCGAGAACCCGATGAAGATCCGGTGCACCATCCCGCTGCGCGGCGAGATCGCCGATGGTTGCCCCGCACCTGTTTTCGCCAACGCCGAGACGCACTGGTGGGACGGCTCGCAGGTCTACGGCAGTGGCAAGGAGCGCCAGTCGCAGGTCCGCACCTTCGTCGACGGCAAGGTGAAGGTCGACCCGAACGGCCGTCTGCCCGAGAGCGACATCAAGGGCATCGACCTGACTGGCATGCAAGAGAACTACTGGGTCGGCACCGGCCTGCTGCACACCATGTTCGCGCGCGAGCACAACGCGGTCTGCGACGCGCTCAAGAAGGCCTACCCGAGCTTCGATGATCAGCGCCTCTTCGAGATCGCCGTCCTCGTCGTCTCTGCACTCATCGCCAAGATCCACACCGTGGAGTGGACGCCGTGCGTGCTGCGGCATCCGGCGCTGCAGATCGGTATGAACGCGAACTGGTACGGCGCGCTGGGCGAGACGTTCCAGGAGAAGTTCGGCCGGATCAGCGACAATGAGGCGATTTCGGGCATCATCGGGTCGGCGACGGACCACCACACGGCTCCGTTCTCACTGACCGAGGAGTTCGTCTCCGTTTACCGCATGCACCCGCTGATCCCGGACGACTGGAACTTCTTCTCGCTGGAGTCGGGCGAGCACCTGGTCAAGGCGGACTTCACCGACCTTCAGGGTGTTCATACGCGTGGCTTCATGGACAAGATCCAGATGGGCGACATGTGGTATTCGTTCGGTCTGGCCAGCGCCGGTGCCGTGTGCCTGCACAACTACCCGAACGCGCTGCGCAACCTCACCCGGGTCGACGGCCAGGTCACCGACCTTGCCACTCTCGACATCGTGCGTGACCGCGAGCGCGGTGTGCCGCGCTACAACGACTTCCGTGAAGCGCTGCGGATGCCGCGCCGCAAGACCATCGACGACATCACCCCGAACAAGCAGTGGGCGCGAGAGATCAACGAGGTCTACAACGGCGATGTCGACGCTGTCGATCTGCAGATCGGCATGCAGGCCGAGCAGCCGCCGAAGGGTTTCGGCTTCTCGGACACCGCTTTCCGTATCTTCATCCTGATGGCGTCGCGCCGACTGAAGAGCGACCGGTTCTTCACCAACGACTACAAGCCCGAGGTGTACACGCAGGTCGGGTTCGACTGGGTGAACAACAACACCATGAAAGACGTCATGCTGCGCCACTATCCGGAGCTGGAACCGGTGATCGGCGACGTCGAGCGGGTGTTCGCGCCATGGCCGAAGTTGGGTGCACCGGTGCCGGGCAAGAAGAACCCGGTGGTGCAGCTGGCCGACTCGGTCCGCGCCTACTTGCCCTGGGGCTGA
- a CDS encoding LLM class flavin-dependent oxidoreductase, producing MSAKFFWFLPTNGDSRSIVGASHASSHHTVPAGYRKPSLRYLGEVARAADRLGYEGVLTPTGTWCEDAWLTSAALLEQTERLKFLVAFRPGLVPPTLAAQQAATFQRFSGGRLLLNIVSGGDDVEQRRFGDWLSHDQRYERTDEFLEIVRDVWRGGPVDYRGRHYSVTDARVSELPNPLPQLYFGGSSPAALPIAAEHVDVYLTWGEPPAAAAAKIAQVRELAKARGRTLRFGIRLHTITRDTSAAAWAVANSLLAELTPEQIAKATALHANSESEGQRRMTALHGGRLDHLEVYPNLWAGVGLVRGGAGTALVGSHEEVAALISEYHDLGFDEFILSGYPHLEEAYWFAEGVLPLLRKRGALAA from the coding sequence TTGTCCGCCAAGTTCTTCTGGTTTCTGCCCACAAACGGTGACAGTCGCTCGATCGTCGGCGCGTCGCACGCGTCATCGCACCACACGGTCCCCGCGGGATACCGCAAGCCCAGCCTGCGCTACCTCGGTGAAGTGGCCCGCGCCGCCGACCGGCTCGGGTACGAGGGGGTGCTGACCCCGACCGGAACCTGGTGTGAGGACGCCTGGTTGACGTCGGCAGCCCTGCTCGAGCAGACCGAACGACTCAAGTTCCTGGTCGCCTTCCGGCCCGGTCTGGTGCCGCCCACCCTGGCCGCGCAGCAGGCAGCGACTTTCCAGCGATTCTCCGGAGGACGGCTGCTGCTCAACATCGTCAGCGGCGGCGACGATGTCGAGCAGCGCCGCTTCGGCGACTGGCTCAGCCACGATCAGCGCTACGAACGCACCGATGAATTCCTCGAGATCGTGCGCGACGTCTGGCGCGGCGGCCCCGTGGACTACCGCGGCAGGCACTACTCCGTCACCGATGCCCGCGTCTCCGAACTACCGAACCCGTTGCCGCAGCTGTACTTCGGTGGATCGTCACCGGCCGCGCTGCCCATCGCGGCGGAGCATGTCGATGTCTATCTGACGTGGGGTGAACCGCCGGCCGCCGCGGCCGCGAAGATCGCACAGGTACGCGAACTGGCCAAGGCCCGCGGACGCACCCTGCGGTTCGGCATCCGGCTGCACACCATCACCCGCGACACCTCCGCAGCCGCCTGGGCCGTCGCCAATTCTCTGCTGGCTGAGTTGACGCCCGAACAGATCGCCAAAGCCACAGCACTGCATGCCAATTCCGAATCCGAGGGGCAACGGCGCATGACCGCGCTGCACGGTGGACGGCTCGACCACCTCGAGGTCTACCCGAACCTCTGGGCCGGTGTCGGTCTGGTCCGCGGTGGCGCCGGGACTGCACTCGTCGGCAGCCATGAAGAAGTCGCCGCGCTGATCTCCGAGTACCACGACCTGGGGTTCGACGAGTTCATCCTGTCCGGCTACCCACACCTCGAAGAGGCCTACTGGTTCGCCGAAGGCGTGCTGCCGCTGCTGCGCAAGCGCGGTGCCCTGGCCGCCTAG
- a CDS encoding ABC transporter ATP-binding protein encodes MTALYEVPVEPPVVSEPPAAELRSVSKWYGANRVLDEVSLRVKRGEIVALVGRSGSGKSTILRVLSGIAGDFQGEREVQGAPAVAFQEPRLFPWRSVRDNVRYGLTRAKLSRAEALSRADQALDEVGLADKAQAWPLTLSGGQAQRVSLARALVAEPQLLLLDEPFGALDALTRLSMHRLLLNLWRQHNFGVLLVTHDVDEAIALADTIVVLENGRVAHTLPIANPRQPHGQRDQRTDDYRTELLTRLGV; translated from the coding sequence GTGACAGCACTTTACGAAGTACCCGTGGAACCGCCGGTGGTATCGGAACCGCCCGCAGCGGAGTTGCGTTCGGTATCCAAGTGGTACGGCGCCAATCGGGTGCTCGACGAGGTCAGCCTCCGCGTGAAGCGCGGCGAGATCGTCGCGCTCGTCGGGCGCAGCGGTTCCGGAAAATCGACGATACTGCGGGTGCTTTCCGGCATCGCCGGTGATTTCCAGGGCGAGCGCGAGGTACAGGGCGCGCCGGCCGTCGCCTTCCAGGAACCCCGGCTGTTCCCGTGGCGGTCCGTTCGCGACAATGTCCGATACGGCCTGACCCGCGCCAAATTGTCTCGCGCCGAGGCGCTTTCCCGCGCCGACCAGGCCCTGGACGAGGTGGGCCTGGCAGACAAGGCGCAGGCGTGGCCGCTGACCCTGTCCGGTGGTCAGGCGCAGCGGGTGTCCCTGGCCCGCGCGCTGGTGGCGGAGCCCCAACTGCTGTTACTCGACGAGCCCTTCGGCGCGCTCGACGCCCTCACCCGACTGTCGATGCACCGCCTGCTGCTGAACCTCTGGCGCCAGCACAACTTCGGGGTGCTCCTGGTCACGCATGACGTGGACGAGGCCATCGCACTGGCCGACACCATCGTCGTGCTGGAGAACGGACGGGTGGCGCACACCCTGCCGATCGCGAATCCCCGACAACCACACGGTCAGCGCGACCAACGCACCGACGACTACCGCACCGAGCTACTGACGCGGCTCGGTGTCTGA
- a CDS encoding TetR/AcrR family transcriptional regulator, whose product MVYVESAVRGRQIIAAARDVLVRDGVARTTMRAVADEAQIPLGTLQHVFPTKQKLLRAVIEDVVEEIAEVLRTSADLDDGLEHAVRQGIRGFWNTLVVGHDNLQLVQFELVVQALRTPGLEDLARWQYERYVDVVAHWCEQAAARAQETVAIGYRSIARTILAGIDGLIVQYVVDPDPARADEDLDTLITMILGAAAVQPVSSD is encoded by the coding sequence GTGGTCTACGTCGAGTCAGCCGTCCGGGGCAGGCAGATCATTGCCGCCGCGCGTGACGTGCTGGTTCGCGACGGCGTCGCCCGTACGACCATGCGTGCGGTGGCCGATGAGGCGCAAATCCCCTTGGGCACATTGCAACACGTCTTCCCGACCAAGCAGAAGCTGCTGCGGGCCGTCATCGAAGACGTGGTCGAGGAGATCGCGGAGGTGTTGCGCACCTCGGCCGATCTCGATGATGGCCTCGAACATGCTGTCCGGCAGGGTATCCGCGGTTTCTGGAACACCCTGGTCGTCGGCCACGACAACTTGCAGTTGGTCCAGTTCGAGCTGGTGGTCCAGGCGCTGCGCACTCCCGGGCTCGAAGACCTGGCGCGCTGGCAGTACGAGCGATACGTCGACGTCGTCGCCCATTGGTGCGAGCAGGCCGCCGCGCGGGCCCAGGAGACGGTGGCGATCGGCTACCGGAGTATCGCGCGGACCATCCTCGCGGGTATCGACGGCCTGATCGTGCAGTACGTCGTCGATCCCGATCCGGCGCGCGCAGACGAGGATCTCGACACGCTCATCACCATGATTCTCGGGGCTGCCGCCGTGCAGCCCGTGTCTTCGGACTGA
- a CDS encoding flavin monoamine oxidase family protein has protein sequence MDRVDVVIVGAGLAGLSAARKLTRAGKAVVVLEARDRVAGRNLGGTLSNGVPVEMGGQWVGPTQDAVLALIDELGLETFASYDAGDAITVYDGENHRYADETFGLPPQTLAEVGRLWVEIEQLAQSVDTGSPWTTAGATDLDRQTLDQWLVGQTTDAVALRFFRLIVPALFSAESPELSLLHFLFYVKSGTSLEVLISTTGGAQESRVVGGTHQISERIAAELGDALWLNTFVSGIAQDASGVTVTYDGGQLAADRVVVAVPQTLAGRLRYSPPLPAARDALTQQFPAGSVIKFNIGYPTPFWRDAGLSGFVMSLDDEFNVVLDNSPADSSCGVLVGFLEGAHARRAAELTAAERRDLVTRNLVKYFGPRAADPFDVLEQDWTAEEFSRGCYGGRLAAGVWTQYGKAVAAPVGRIHWAGAETSDVWNGYMDGAIRSGYRAADAILAEGA, from the coding sequence ATGGATCGTGTCGACGTCGTCATCGTGGGAGCAGGACTTGCCGGGCTCAGCGCCGCCCGCAAGCTGACCCGGGCCGGAAAGGCCGTGGTGGTGCTCGAGGCACGCGACCGGGTGGCAGGTCGCAACCTCGGTGGCACGCTCAGCAACGGGGTGCCGGTCGAGATGGGCGGCCAGTGGGTCGGGCCGACGCAGGATGCGGTGCTGGCCCTGATCGATGAGCTGGGGCTCGAGACGTTCGCGTCCTACGATGCGGGCGATGCGATCACCGTCTACGACGGCGAGAACCACCGCTACGCCGACGAGACGTTCGGCCTGCCACCGCAGACCCTCGCCGAGGTCGGGCGACTCTGGGTGGAGATCGAACAGCTCGCGCAGAGCGTGGACACGGGCTCGCCGTGGACCACCGCCGGCGCGACAGACCTGGACCGCCAGACGCTGGATCAATGGCTGGTCGGGCAGACCACCGATGCGGTGGCGCTGCGGTTCTTTCGCCTGATCGTTCCCGCGCTGTTCTCCGCCGAGTCGCCTGAACTGTCGCTCCTGCACTTTCTGTTCTACGTCAAATCCGGGACGAGCCTCGAGGTGCTCATCTCGACCACCGGCGGCGCACAGGAGTCCCGCGTGGTCGGCGGCACCCACCAAATCTCGGAGCGCATAGCCGCCGAACTCGGAGATGCCTTGTGGCTCAACACCTTTGTCAGCGGCATCGCCCAGGATGCCTCTGGGGTCACGGTGACCTACGACGGTGGGCAGCTCGCGGCGGACCGCGTCGTGGTCGCGGTACCGCAGACTCTCGCCGGGCGGCTCCGCTACAGCCCGCCGCTGCCCGCGGCGCGCGATGCGCTGACCCAGCAGTTCCCTGCGGGCTCGGTCATCAAGTTCAACATCGGGTATCCGACGCCGTTCTGGCGCGATGCCGGTCTGTCGGGCTTCGTCATGAGCCTCGACGACGAGTTCAACGTCGTGCTCGACAACTCGCCGGCCGACAGCTCCTGTGGCGTCCTCGTCGGGTTCCTGGAGGGCGCACACGCCCGGCGGGCGGCAGAACTCACCGCCGCGGAGCGCCGCGACCTCGTCACCCGGAATCTGGTGAAGTACTTCGGTCCGCGGGCCGCCGACCCCTTCGACGTTCTCGAACAAGACTGGACCGCTGAGGAATTCAGCCGGGGCTGCTACGGCGGCCGGCTGGCCGCAGGTGTGTGGACGCAGTACGGCAAGGCCGTGGCGGCGCCCGTCGGCCGTATCCACTGGGCAGGCGCCGAGACCTCCGATGTCTGGAACGGCTACATGGACGGCGCGATTCGATCCGGCTACCGTGCGGCGGACGCCATCCTGGCCGAAGGGGCGTGA
- a CDS encoding ABC transporter substrate-binding protein yields the protein MTHSRAARLLSILAAGALLTACVSSRDTKNEVAVPQTVPAADLSGLTLQVGDQKGGTESLLRAAGELDNVPYKVQFSTFTSGPPQVEAATAGKIDFAVTGNTPPIFGAAADAKIRVISAYSNSAAGDQILTPAGSAVHTVADLRGKKVVVGKGSSAHGHLLLQLQKAGLTVKDIQLVFLQPADAFTALSQGQADAWAIWDPYTALAQNQLKVRTVVTAESVTNGYGFGIASVAALQDAKRNSALADFVQRVARASLWAKDHPDEWYQKYAAAIGIDPQVARVAQSRSLRLPIPINDAVIASEQQLADAFTQSGQIDHKTAFSQFVDNRFGDQLSQFWTTAK from the coding sequence GTGACGCATTCCCGGGCAGCACGGCTGCTCTCCATCCTGGCCGCCGGAGCACTGCTCACCGCCTGTGTCTCCAGCCGCGACACCAAGAACGAAGTGGCTGTGCCCCAGACAGTTCCGGCAGCGGACCTGTCCGGACTGACGCTGCAGGTGGGTGATCAGAAGGGCGGTACCGAGTCGTTGCTCCGGGCCGCCGGGGAGCTCGACAACGTGCCCTACAAGGTGCAGTTCTCGACGTTCACCTCCGGACCGCCCCAGGTCGAAGCGGCTACCGCGGGCAAGATCGACTTCGCCGTCACCGGGAACACGCCGCCGATCTTCGGCGCTGCGGCAGACGCGAAAATCCGCGTCATTTCGGCCTATTCGAACAGCGCGGCCGGTGACCAGATCCTCACCCCCGCCGGCTCAGCGGTGCATACCGTGGCCGACCTCCGCGGGAAGAAGGTCGTCGTCGGCAAGGGCAGCTCGGCACACGGCCATCTGTTGCTTCAGCTGCAGAAGGCCGGCCTGACGGTCAAGGACATCCAGCTGGTGTTCCTGCAGCCGGCCGACGCCTTCACCGCACTGAGCCAGGGGCAGGCCGATGCCTGGGCCATCTGGGATCCGTACACGGCCCTGGCCCAGAACCAGCTCAAGGTCCGTACCGTCGTCACCGCCGAAAGCGTCACCAACGGCTACGGATTCGGCATCGCCTCGGTGGCCGCGCTGCAGGACGCCAAACGCAACAGCGCGCTGGCCGACTTCGTCCAACGGGTGGCGCGGGCCTCGCTCTGGGCCAAGGACCACCCCGACGAGTGGTACCAAAAGTACGCTGCCGCAATCGGAATCGATCCGCAGGTGGCCCGTGTCGCGCAGTCTCGGAGCCTGCGGCTGCCCATTCCCATCAACGATGCGGTGATCGCCTCTGAGCAGCAGCTCGCCGACGCGTTCACACAATCCGGACAGATCGACCACAAAACCGCCTTTTCGCAGTTCGTCGACAACCGGTTCGGCGATCAGTTGTCACAGTTCTGGACCACCGCAAAATAG
- a CDS encoding fused (3R)-hydroxyacyl-ACP dehydratase subunits HadA/HadB, whose protein sequence is MTTAAEASPLEARIGHHYQMDGTYLVGREKLREYARAVQDYHPAHWDVAAANELGYADVIAPITFTSTPGMKCNRRMFESIVVGYDTYLQTEEVFEQHRPIVAGDELVIDVELTSVRRTAGRDFITVTNTFTDTKGERVHTLHTTVVGVTAEDIDGDVKTAVQKAMMHDMNILDIGSEEYRKTVRPDGEVRIATDADRTPGTPSFDDVSVGDELPASHLRLSLGDLVNYAGVAGDANPIHWDKDLAQLAGLPDVIAHGMLTMGLGAGYASTWSGDPGAVSRYTVRLSAPAVVPATEGCDIEFSGKIKSLDPETRTGVVIVGAKSGGKKIFGLATMDVRFR, encoded by the coding sequence ATGACGACAGCAGCAGAAGCGTCGCCGCTCGAAGCGCGGATCGGCCACCACTACCAGATGGACGGCACCTACCTGGTCGGCCGCGAGAAGCTGCGCGAGTACGCCCGCGCGGTGCAGGACTACCACCCTGCGCACTGGGACGTCGCTGCCGCCAACGAGCTCGGCTATGCCGACGTGATCGCGCCGATCACGTTCACCTCGACGCCCGGCATGAAGTGCAACCGGCGGATGTTCGAGTCGATCGTCGTCGGCTACGACACCTACCTGCAGACCGAAGAGGTCTTCGAACAGCACCGCCCGATCGTCGCGGGTGACGAACTGGTCATCGACGTCGAGCTGACGTCCGTGCGCCGGACCGCGGGCCGCGACTTCATCACCGTGACCAACACCTTCACCGACACCAAGGGCGAGCGCGTCCACACGCTGCACACCACCGTCGTCGGCGTGACGGCCGAGGACATCGACGGCGACGTCAAGACGGCCGTGCAGAAGGCCATGATGCACGACATGAACATCCTGGACATCGGCTCGGAGGAGTACCGCAAGACGGTGCGCCCCGACGGCGAGGTCCGCATCGCCACCGACGCGGACCGCACGCCGGGCACGCCGTCGTTCGATGACGTATCCGTCGGCGACGAACTGCCCGCAAGTCACCTGCGGCTGTCGCTGGGCGACCTCGTGAACTACGCCGGCGTCGCCGGCGACGCCAACCCGATCCACTGGGACAAGGATCTGGCCCAGCTGGCCGGGTTGCCCGACGTCATCGCACACGGCATGCTGACCATGGGCCTGGGCGCCGGATACGCCTCGACATGGTCCGGCGACCCCGGTGCCGTGAGCCGCTACACCGTGCGGCTGTCTGCGCCCGCGGTGGTGCCGGCCACCGAAGGCTGCGACATCGAGTTCAGCGGCAAGATCAAGTCGCTGGATCCCGAGACCCGCACCGGCGTCGTCATCGTCGGGGCCAAGTCGGGCGGCAAGAAGATCTTCGGCCTCGCCACCATGGACGTCCGATTCCGCTGA